In Dehalococcoidales bacterium, the genomic stretch GAGCTGGATTGTTCCCAAGGAACATTGCGCTTCTTTTGGACTGGTACCTCACTCGCGTCTCGCCGAGCTGTCCACGGTGTTAAAGGATACCCTCTTTTGCATGTACAGTGAACTCGATAATCCTGCCTTTAACCTTATGGTTGACACCTCGACCACGGTTGATGAAGATGACCCGTATTATCACTGGCATATCCGCATCGTGCCGAGGTTGACTACCATCGCCGGCTTTGAAATAGGCTCGGGTATCTATATCAGTCCCGCATTACCCGAAGAAACAGCCAGGCTGATGAGGCAGTGCTGCATCGCCTATCTTAAAGAGGGGAAGGTCTGCCTGATACCGCCGCCGGAAGTCTGAGCCCTTGTTCCTGTCTCAGGCGGTGGTCGCCGGCTGAGACAGGTCTATGAGGTAGCGTCAGTGAGGTGGGCGTTAATCTGGTCGCGCAGTTCCAGGGCGGTACGCCGCGCCGCTACGGCGAAATCTTTCTCCCGTGACGTGTAGATAATCTGCCGCGACGAGTTAATAATCGTCTTTCCTTCCTGAGTATTAACTCCGTAGCGGACGGTTAAAGCCAGGTCTCCCCGTTGTGCCCCGATACCCGGTATCAGCAGCGGCATTTCCGGGTAAGCCTGCCGGATTAGCTTCAATTCATCGAGAAAGGTAGCGCCGACCACCAGGCCAATATTACCATGGATGTTCCACTCTCTGGCTTTCATAGCGACTACCTCAAACAGGGGGCGCCGGCCGCCCTCTATCTTGCAGGAGAGGTCCTGGAAATCGACGGCGCCCGTGTTGGAAGTCCGGCACAGGATGAGTACCCCTTTTTCATGGTACTGGATGAATGGCTCAAT encodes the following:
- the pyrF gene encoding orotidine-5'-phosphate decarboxylase — encoded protein: MNFIEKLTGITSKNRSLLCVGLDPDPALMPDGIGVFEFNKAIVDATADLVCAYKPNFAFYEALGIAGIEALKRTIEYIPEEIPVIADAKRNDIGNTAKAYAKAIFATLDCDATTVNPYLGFDSIEPFIQYHEKGVLILCRTSNTGAVDFQDLSCKIEGGRRPLFEVVAMKAREWNIHGNIGLVVGATFLDELKLIRQAYPEMPLLIPGIGAQRGDLALTVRYGVNTQEGKTIINSSRQIIYTSREKDFAVAARRTALELRDQINAHLTDATS